The proteins below come from a single Holdemania massiliensis genomic window:
- the folD gene encoding bifunctional methylenetetrahydrofolate dehydrogenase/methenyltetrahydrofolate cyclohydrolase FolD, which yields MAQVIYGSEVSKDIRAQLSEQMEALRSAGARMPKLAVILVGNNPASLSYVTGKEKACAQVGMESELIKLPEATTQDELMAVVHRLNEDPTVDGILCQLPLPQGLDSAQVIREIRPDKDVDGFHPINVGKLHLKEDGFVPCTPLGCMELLHRMGINPSGKRAVVLGRSNLVGAPVARLLLNENATVTICHSKTENLPQVCAEADILIAAVGRAKMVTAEYVKKGAAVIDVGINRNDEGKLVGDVDFASVESKAGFITPVPKGVGPMTITMLLKNTLKAYHQHEGK from the coding sequence ATGGCCCAGGTGATTTATGGTTCTGAGGTATCAAAAGACATTCGCGCCCAGCTGAGTGAACAGATGGAAGCGCTGCGCAGTGCGGGAGCACGGATGCCGAAGCTGGCGGTGATTCTGGTCGGCAATAATCCGGCGTCGCTTTCGTATGTCACCGGCAAGGAAAAAGCCTGTGCGCAGGTCGGTATGGAATCGGAGCTGATCAAGCTGCCGGAAGCAACGACCCAGGATGAATTGATGGCCGTTGTCCATCGCCTGAATGAAGACCCGACGGTGGACGGGATTCTTTGTCAGCTGCCGCTGCCGCAGGGACTGGACAGCGCTCAGGTCATTCGTGAAATCCGGCCGGATAAGGATGTCGATGGATTCCATCCGATCAACGTCGGGAAGCTGCATTTAAAGGAAGACGGTTTCGTGCCGTGTACGCCGCTGGGCTGCATGGAGCTGCTGCACCGCATGGGCATCAATCCATCAGGCAAGCGGGCGGTAGTGCTGGGCCGAAGCAATCTAGTCGGCGCGCCGGTAGCCCGGCTGCTTCTCAATGAAAACGCGACGGTTACAATCTGCCATTCCAAAACGGAAAATCTGCCGCAGGTATGCGCTGAAGCGGATATTCTGATCGCGGCGGTCGGCCGGGCGAAAATGGTAACGGCGGAGTATGTCAAGAAAGGCGCAGCCGTCATCGACGTGGGGATTAACCGCAATGATGAAGGCAAGCTGGTCGGCGACGTGGATTTTGCCTCGGTTGAATCGAAGGCCGGATTCATTACTCCAGTTCCTAAAGGCGTCGGCCCAATGACGATCACGATGCTGCTGAAAAATACCTTGAAGGCCTATCACCAACATGAAGGGAAATAG
- a CDS encoding replication-associated recombination protein A, whose amino-acid sequence MKQPLAFRMRPETLDEVIGQQHLIGPGQVIRRCIEQGRLFSMIFYGPPGTGKTTLASVLANELHLPYRLFNAVTGNKKELDTIFEEAKFYDGLVLIIDEVHRLNKDKQDLLLPHVESGRILLIGATTSNPTMAINPAIRSRCHLFAIKPLEKADIIAALNRAAASEKGLKGEVSLEPEAAELIASYCGGDIRYALNVLELCAIASDEPQISRQLVQQYVQRPVRGIDKDGDGHYDAVSAFQKAIRGSDVDASLYYLARLIQAGDMDSIERRLLVIAYEDIGLGNPAAVARTISAIDAAKRVGFPEGMIPLGVAVIDLALSPKSKSGELAIQAAMAEAEASDPPVPAYLRFTPVGMKEEDKYPYDRPDLWHKIQYLPDALRTKRFYQPQTSSAYEKQLAANYESLKRYARSKNLTELKHGK is encoded by the coding sequence ATGAAGCAGCCGTTAGCCTTTCGGATGCGCCCGGAAACTTTGGATGAGGTGATCGGCCAGCAGCATCTCATCGGACCAGGACAAGTGATCCGGCGCTGTATTGAACAGGGCCGGTTGTTTTCGATGATCTTTTACGGCCCTCCGGGAACAGGCAAAACCACCCTGGCTTCGGTGCTGGCCAACGAGCTGCATCTGCCTTACCGCCTGTTCAATGCGGTGACCGGCAATAAAAAAGAACTCGACACAATTTTTGAGGAAGCCAAGTTCTATGACGGACTTGTTTTAATCATCGACGAGGTTCATCGTTTAAATAAAGACAAACAGGATCTGCTTTTGCCGCATGTGGAAAGCGGGCGGATTCTCTTAATCGGAGCGACGACCTCCAATCCGACGATGGCGATCAATCCCGCGATTCGTTCCCGGTGTCATCTGTTTGCGATTAAGCCGCTGGAAAAGGCCGACATCATCGCGGCGCTCAACCGGGCGGCAGCCAGTGAAAAAGGATTAAAGGGTGAAGTCAGCCTGGAACCGGAAGCTGCGGAACTGATCGCCAGTTACTGCGGCGGTGATATCCGCTATGCTTTAAATGTGCTGGAGCTGTGCGCGATTGCCAGTGATGAACCGCAGATCAGCCGCCAGTTGGTCCAACAGTATGTGCAGCGGCCCGTCCGGGGCATCGACAAAGACGGGGATGGTCATTACGACGCGGTCAGCGCTTTTCAGAAAGCCATCCGCGGCAGCGACGTCGACGCCTCTTTATATTATCTGGCCCGGCTGATTCAGGCCGGCGACATGGATTCCATCGAACGGCGCCTGTTAGTCATTGCTTATGAAGATATCGGACTGGGCAATCCCGCTGCCGTAGCGCGCACAATCTCCGCGATTGATGCCGCCAAGCGCGTCGGTTTCCCTGAAGGCATGATTCCGCTGGGCGTCGCGGTGATCGACCTGGCACTCTCCCCCAAGTCTAAATCCGGGGAGCTGGCCATTCAGGCCGCGATGGCCGAAGCGGAAGCCAGCGATCCACCAGTTCCCGCTTATCTGCGGTTTACCCCGGTCGGCATGAAGGAAGAAGACAAATACCCGTATGATCGGCCGGATCTGTGGCATAAGATACAATACCTGCCGGATGCCCTTCGTACAAAACGCTTCTATCAGCCGCAGACCTCCTCAGCCTACGAAAAGCAGCTGGCGGCCAACTACGAATCATTAAAACGCTATGCCCGATCTAAGAATCTGACGGAATTAAAACACGGAAAATAA
- a CDS encoding DUF951 domain-containing protein yields the protein MITDYDLNDIVEMKKEHPCHKSKYWKIIRMGADIKIKCLGCGAAIMFPRSEFERKCKKLIEKADKAE from the coding sequence ATGATTACGGATTATGATTTAAACGATATTGTGGAAATGAAGAAGGAACATCCTTGCCACAAATCAAAATACTGGAAGATTATCCGCATGGGGGCCGACATTAAAATCAAATGTCTGGGCTGCGGTGCGGCGATCATGTTTCCCCGCTCGGAATTTGAGCGGAAATGCAAAAAACTCATCGAGAAAGCGGATAAGGCGGAGTAA
- a CDS encoding HAD hydrolase family protein, which translates to MLKLLVTDLDGTLLKIGNELSAGISDENREALEAFVKAGGHVAIASSRGADAQEMISGLLGIPVAAIGMNGFVVLDEEGEKISEHWMFFSDFAQLADFIQTHRINGSLITRGEDGGAYGFGGEHDYPQRLTPGSPVIRQNWRLEFADFAYRSGRCSKISLFVEPGQHREASRLLHLAFDSRFEIAASDADMLDVSPIGINKGSGILELADAMGICREEIAVVGDNENDLSMFKVIPLSYCMDHAASAIQSQASCSVASVAEALARAQQAAK; encoded by the coding sequence ATGCTGAAACTATTGGTTACTGATCTGGATGGAACGCTTTTGAAAATCGGAAACGAGCTGTCGGCAGGGATCAGTGATGAAAACCGCGAAGCGTTGGAAGCTTTTGTGAAGGCTGGAGGGCATGTGGCGATTGCCAGCTCACGGGGAGCGGATGCCCAAGAAATGATCAGCGGCTTGCTGGGGATTCCGGTGGCGGCCATCGGGATGAATGGGTTTGTGGTCTTGGATGAAGAAGGTGAAAAGATCAGCGAGCATTGGATGTTCTTTTCGGACTTTGCCCAGCTGGCTGATTTTATCCAGACGCATCGGATTAACGGTTCGTTGATTACCCGCGGAGAGGATGGCGGTGCTTACGGCTTTGGCGGTGAACATGATTATCCGCAGCGCTTAACTCCGGGCAGTCCGGTAATCCGCCAGAACTGGCGGCTGGAATTCGCTGATTTTGCCTATCGCTCCGGCCGCTGCTCAAAAATCAGTCTGTTTGTGGAACCCGGTCAGCATCGTGAGGCTTCGCGTCTGCTGCACCTGGCGTTTGACAGCCGGTTTGAAATTGCGGCGTCCGATGCGGATATGCTGGACGTCAGTCCGATTGGCATCAACAAGGGCAGCGGAATTCTTGAACTGGCGGACGCCATGGGGATCTGCCGTGAGGAGATTGCGGTTGTCGGCGATAATGAAAACGATCTGTCCATGTTTAAAGTCATTCCGCTGAGCTATTGCATGGATCATGCCGCTTCCGCGATTCAAAGTCAGGCTTCCTGCTCAGTCGCCTCTGTCGCTGAGGCTCTGGCCCGGGCCCAACAGGCGGCAAAATAA
- a CDS encoding GntR family transcriptional regulator, with amino-acid sequence MAASLTRPTQLAQTLRQEIQTGRLVPGQKLMSIQDLSQVYQVSVRTVREALTLLQQSGYLQCRPRRRAVILSGPTPQPVQLIEDTLRKREQFSDGYRTIQRILPLLLWQSRLMMDNHEFDDFYRYNRKMVRWKGDNSWLLSAALFHGLLNYSGNSLFLDLYRSLEQLCLIPVIPDVPHPYEVLARNPQSRDFSLLLQGLQEHNFSALQERIGTMIENIQQAVSHYIQALSTAVSSLPEPVFHFQWQLGSTLHPQAKSRQIAQTLILDILSGKLLPNTFLPSEKVMAAQWNVSVDTLRRSLHYLRQLQFIQTLNGKGSLICSPDLNRLNPLASAEIRKNSFTYLQALQLLSLLCVPSALDAAAALDAEAREAAAAAIGNAPLPLTALLDFLLTHQTSPAMDAILHQVFQRIYAGSPYLYHARKLPGGSVTPDVGYLLNQTLDALKQNQMLTYAQSMYQCFLLLFRESQAFLIQAGVSEAKRLQLPDTLPLTLFSEINPAITGVS; translated from the coding sequence TTGGCTGCTTCGTTGACCCGACCAACGCAGCTGGCTCAGACGCTGCGTCAGGAAATTCAAACCGGACGATTAGTACCAGGTCAAAAACTGATGTCGATCCAGGATCTCAGTCAGGTGTATCAGGTCAGTGTGCGGACTGTGCGGGAAGCGCTGACTTTGCTGCAGCAAAGCGGATATCTTCAGTGCCGGCCGCGCCGCCGCGCGGTCATCCTCAGCGGCCCGACACCCCAGCCTGTTCAGCTGATTGAGGATACGCTGCGGAAGCGGGAACAGTTCAGCGATGGTTACCGGACAATTCAACGAATTCTTCCGCTGCTGTTATGGCAAAGCCGGCTGATGATGGACAACCATGAATTTGATGATTTCTACCGCTACAACCGGAAGATGGTGCGCTGGAAAGGGGATAATTCGTGGCTGCTTTCCGCTGCGCTGTTTCATGGCCTGTTAAATTATTCCGGCAACAGCTTATTCCTCGACTTATACCGCAGTCTGGAACAGCTGTGTCTGATTCCTGTCATTCCCGATGTCCCCCATCCTTACGAAGTTCTCGCACGCAATCCGCAAAGCCGTGATTTTTCGCTTTTGCTTCAAGGTTTACAGGAACACAATTTTTCAGCCCTTCAGGAAAGAATCGGCACGATGATCGAAAACATTCAGCAGGCGGTTTCGCATTATATCCAGGCTTTATCAACAGCGGTATCCAGTCTGCCTGAGCCTGTTTTTCACTTTCAATGGCAGCTTGGCTCCACTTTGCATCCGCAAGCCAAAAGCCGGCAGATTGCCCAGACGCTGATTTTGGATATCCTGAGCGGAAAATTATTGCCCAACACCTTTTTGCCTTCTGAAAAAGTCATGGCTGCACAATGGAATGTTTCCGTCGACACGCTGCGCCGCAGTCTGCATTATCTGCGCCAGCTTCAGTTTATCCAGACCCTAAACGGCAAAGGCTCGCTGATCTGCAGCCCGGATCTGAATCGGCTCAATCCGCTGGCCAGCGCGGAAATCCGCAAAAACTCATTCACTTATCTGCAGGCACTGCAGCTGCTTTCTTTGCTCTGTGTGCCGTCTGCCCTGGATGCGGCAGCCGCGCTTGACGCCGAGGCGCGGGAAGCGGCCGCAGCCGCCATAGGGAATGCACCGCTGCCGCTCACAGCACTGCTTGATTTCCTGCTCACGCACCAGACCTCCCCTGCCATGGACGCAATTCTGCATCAGGTATTCCAACGAATCTATGCCGGCAGTCCCTACCTGTATCACGCCCGAAAACTGCCCGGCGGATCGGTAACCCCGGATGTCGGCTACCTTCTCAATCAAACACTGGACGCGCTGAAGCAAAATCAGATGCTGACCTATGCCCAATCGATGTATCAATGCTTTCTTCTGTTATTCAGGGAATCCCAGGCCTTTCTGATTCAGGCGGGAGTCAGTGAAGCGAAGCGGCTGCAACTGCCGGACACGCTGCCTCTGACCCTTTTCAGTGAAATAAATCCAGCAATTACGGGTGTTTCCTAA
- a CDS encoding putative bifunctional diguanylate cyclase/phosphodiesterase: MRTKRISGELEQGLNRNEKWEILGQILVFAAALLGVILLTQRLRMAIDRKTQSYLTDVALQNAYRIDEKLQALQQNLELVKEHLEHETEARRPAFLLSAADLFGFDTLSIQPAEAEAGVHICENQQIEVTIPMDDERQLTGRMSQQRMQRMIQSQSFGGESLSCIADTQGKVIISPTSLVPFMKLDEIFVEKRDAKVLADIAQMQQRMQRGERGVIQFIARDQTELVLSYIPIQNGEWVLLTLVPAAYMSREVDLYAFWNYIVLALLLVFCALILLLSLYRGWKHRRRLGEIAFVDTLTGALNHSGFQMLCRRRLDTAGFSGQSIVFINLKHFKLINENYRSEAGNQVLKIFMECLLDSIAEPELAGRIEADHFALFVQGQDPELLTAWMKQLQQALQAKLTEQKIGFSLTFNAGFYAIEDPSQDVQVMLGRAKTACWSAEKQELLICQYDQQLIDALRHEHALAEAFPEALRSEQFMIVLQPKVDPQKEQVAGAEALIRWNHPEKGMISPAQFIPVFENNGMIVQLDTFVFEQVCRQLAAWQKAGKTPIPISVNLSRHHFKNLDFLSRLQTLAAQYKVDPGLIELEITESIFFDEPSIERVKQIVHQIHKAGFTCSLDDFGSGYSSLGLLKEFEIDAIKLDRVFFPEVLDQRSRVVIEGIVALAKNLNLEIVAEGVEQADQAAFLREIGCDRIQGYYYSRPLDPKAFDALREQMDHKGMKSS, translated from the coding sequence ATGAGAACAAAACGGATTTCCGGCGAGCTTGAACAGGGACTGAACCGGAATGAGAAATGGGAAATTCTTGGGCAGATCCTTGTATTTGCGGCGGCACTGCTGGGGGTCATTCTCCTGACGCAGCGGCTGCGGATGGCGATTGACCGGAAGACGCAGAGCTACCTTACGGATGTTGCGCTGCAGAATGCCTACCGGATTGATGAGAAGCTTCAGGCTCTGCAGCAGAACCTGGAATTGGTCAAAGAACATCTGGAACATGAAACGGAGGCCCGGCGTCCGGCTTTTCTGCTGAGCGCCGCGGATTTGTTTGGATTTGATACCCTGAGCATTCAGCCGGCTGAAGCCGAAGCCGGCGTCCATATCTGTGAAAATCAACAAATTGAAGTGACGATTCCGATGGATGATGAACGTCAGCTGACCGGCCGGATGTCCCAGCAGCGGATGCAGCGGATGATCCAGTCACAGAGCTTCGGCGGTGAAAGTCTGTCCTGCATTGCCGATACCCAGGGGAAAGTGATCATTTCACCGACCTCATTAGTCCCGTTTATGAAGCTGGATGAGATCTTTGTGGAAAAACGGGATGCAAAAGTTCTTGCCGATATCGCACAGATGCAGCAGCGAATGCAGCGTGGCGAACGCGGTGTAATCCAATTTATCGCCCGTGATCAGACTGAATTGGTCTTATCCTACATTCCAATTCAAAACGGTGAATGGGTACTGCTGACCTTGGTGCCGGCGGCGTACATGTCGCGGGAAGTCGATCTATACGCTTTCTGGAATTATATCGTTTTGGCGTTGTTGTTAGTCTTCTGCGCGCTGATCTTATTGTTAAGTCTGTACCGCGGCTGGAAACATCGCCGCCGTCTGGGCGAAATTGCATTTGTGGACACGCTGACCGGAGCGCTGAATCATTCCGGGTTTCAGATGCTGTGCCGGCGCAGGCTGGATACCGCGGGCTTTTCGGGGCAGTCCATTGTGTTTATTAATTTAAAGCACTTCAAGCTGATCAACGAGAACTACCGCAGCGAAGCCGGCAATCAGGTGCTGAAAATCTTCATGGAATGTCTGCTTGATTCGATTGCCGAGCCGGAGCTGGCCGGTCGGATTGAAGCTGATCATTTCGCCTTGTTCGTTCAGGGCCAGGATCCTGAACTGCTGACAGCGTGGATGAAGCAGCTTCAGCAAGCCCTTCAGGCGAAGCTGACCGAACAGAAAATCGGCTTTTCCCTGACATTTAACGCTGGCTTTTATGCGATTGAAGATCCTTCGCAGGATGTTCAGGTCATGCTGGGACGAGCCAAGACCGCCTGCTGGAGTGCGGAAAAACAGGAGTTGCTGATCTGTCAGTATGATCAGCAGCTGATCGACGCGCTCCGACATGAACATGCCCTGGCTGAAGCTTTTCCTGAAGCCCTGCGCAGCGAACAATTTATGATCGTCCTGCAGCCGAAGGTCGATCCGCAAAAGGAACAGGTGGCTGGCGCAGAAGCTCTGATTCGATGGAACCATCCGGAGAAAGGCATGATTTCTCCGGCCCAATTCATTCCGGTTTTTGAAAACAATGGGATGATCGTGCAGCTGGATACCTTTGTTTTTGAACAGGTGTGCAGGCAGCTGGCCGCCTGGCAGAAAGCCGGGAAGACACCGATCCCGATTTCGGTCAACCTGTCGCGCCATCATTTTAAAAATCTCGATTTCCTGAGCCGTCTGCAGACACTTGCGGCCCAGTACAAGGTCGATCCCGGTCTGATCGAATTGGAGATTACGGAATCAATCTTCTTTGATGAACCGTCCATCGAACGTGTCAAACAGATTGTTCATCAGATCCATAAGGCGGGTTTTACCTGTTCACTGGATGATTTCGGATCCGGCTACTCTTCATTGGGGTTGTTAAAAGAGTTTGAGATCGACGCGATCAAACTGGACCGGGTCTTCTTTCCGGAGGTGCTGGATCAGCGCAGCCGGGTGGTGATTGAAGGCATTGTCGCACTGGCTAAAAACTTAAACCTGGAAATTGTGGCGGAAGGGGTCGAGCAGGCCGATCAGGCGGCATTCCTGCGTGAAATTGGCTGCGATCGGATTCAAGGCTATTATTATTCCCGTCCATTAGATCCGAAGGCATTTGACGCACTGCGGGAACAAATGGACCATAAGGGCATGAAGTCTTCATGA
- a CDS encoding CAP domain-containing protein: protein MTQKHKALSSSLTIVTLLTCFTTAALTSPIRAEGESEADVKPTIRLEINDLNAADKIKTALFQEAAVSVPAEATTLMAPAADLTNAEIKIDQLDLSKLGPQDVMVHLTLNNSAAQNSLQTTLSREVTLDIQDTTAPVIELKYPHIRLEYEEEWNPLDWVESVSDNSLEPLDIQQLWVENYVDASTSGEYEVYFSIADASGNVGSATLGVQVKEKPKPKSSGIVAGDAITSMLNLINNARADAGLDPLSLGDENAQAAIGVRASEAAGYVSHKRPDGSHYKTAFDEYGVSYSHPLEILTYSGSTVQDKFNWWMNSSGHRSIILSSSSTKIAIGYSGKMWAAIAYQ, encoded by the coding sequence ATGACTCAAAAACATAAAGCTCTTTCCAGTTCATTAACGATCGTTACCTTGCTTACATGCTTCACCACTGCGGCGCTCACTTCTCCGATTCGAGCCGAGGGTGAATCCGAAGCAGACGTCAAGCCAACGATCCGTCTGGAAATTAACGACCTGAATGCCGCTGATAAAATTAAAACAGCGTTATTTCAGGAAGCCGCTGTCAGTGTTCCGGCTGAAGCAACAACGCTGATGGCCCCGGCCGCTGATCTGACGAATGCCGAAATTAAAATCGATCAGTTAGACCTAAGCAAATTAGGTCCTCAGGATGTCATGGTTCATTTGACGCTGAACAACAGCGCAGCGCAGAACAGTCTGCAGACAACCTTGTCGCGTGAAGTGACCCTGGACATTCAGGATACAACGGCTCCTGTCATTGAACTGAAGTATCCGCACATCCGCTTAGAATACGAAGAAGAATGGAATCCGCTCGACTGGGTCGAATCGGTTTCCGACAACAGCCTGGAGCCGTTAGACATCCAGCAGCTGTGGGTTGAAAATTATGTCGATGCTTCCACCAGCGGTGAATATGAAGTTTATTTCTCCATCGCTGACGCTTCCGGCAATGTCGGTTCCGCAACATTGGGAGTTCAGGTGAAGGAAAAACCGAAACCGAAGTCCAGCGGCATTGTGGCCGGCGACGCGATTACATCCATGTTGAATTTGATCAACAACGCTCGGGCCGATGCCGGATTGGATCCGTTATCTCTGGGTGATGAAAATGCGCAGGCAGCCATCGGTGTCCGTGCTTCGGAGGCTGCGGGTTACGTTTCGCATAAACGCCCGGATGGTTCCCATTATAAAACGGCGTTTGACGAATATGGTGTTTCTTACAGTCACCCGCTGGAAATCCTGACTTACTCGGGCAGTACCGTTCAGGATAAATTTAACTGGTGGATGAATTCCTCCGGTCATCGTTCAATCATCCTCAGCAGCAGCTCAACCAAAATTGCGATCGGTTATTCCGGCAAGATGTGGGCCGCGATTGCCTATCAGTAA
- a CDS encoding D-alanyl-D-alanine carboxypeptidase family protein: MRKWMKGLAAFVLVLTIFPVGTVKAEEELTLDGESAILIDADSGAVLYEKNADERHYPASITKIMTVYLALSHGSLDQILTATDTAIDNIDRKSSHIWLDYGEELSLKDACYAAIMASANDASNVLAEAVGGSQSEFAEMMNEAAAAAGSKNTHFANAHGLPDEDHYTTAYDMAMITRMAIQNADFAEIFGTVKYEMQPTNKQKDVRYFASGNDMLKKGEFFYEYATGGKIGWTEDAGYTIVTTASKDGVNLIAVVLKNSNKNARYTDTRTLFDYGFANYKQITIPASAFEEKTIEIKKRGQLWATAAFKMSYDFKILAQSGDDESQYSASVIVENENDPQTIQAYAILNKNGVEIARQAMEKELAVNDISFKATTWPIIQKGLDLFSVAVFALFMGLFLIAALGRMSRRRS; this comes from the coding sequence GTGAGAAAATGGATGAAAGGTCTGGCCGCTTTCGTGCTGGTCTTGACGATTTTCCCGGTGGGGACAGTCAAAGCAGAGGAAGAACTGACGCTGGATGGAGAATCAGCGATTTTGATTGACGCCGACAGCGGCGCGGTCCTGTATGAAAAAAACGCCGATGAACGGCATTATCCTGCCAGTATAACCAAGATTATGACCGTCTATCTCGCTTTAAGCCATGGCAGTCTGGATCAGATATTGACGGCTACGGATACTGCGATTGACAACATTGACCGGAAATCCAGTCACATCTGGCTGGACTATGGAGAAGAATTATCACTGAAGGATGCTTGCTATGCGGCGATTATGGCCAGTGCCAATGATGCAAGCAATGTTCTGGCCGAAGCCGTCGGCGGCTCGCAGAGCGAATTTGCTGAAATGATGAATGAAGCGGCGGCGGCCGCCGGCTCGAAAAACACACATTTTGCCAACGCGCATGGACTGCCGGATGAGGATCATTACACAACCGCCTACGATATGGCGATGATCACACGGATGGCAATTCAAAACGCGGATTTTGCGGAGATTTTCGGAACGGTTAAATATGAGATGCAGCCGACAAACAAACAGAAGGATGTTCGGTATTTTGCTTCCGGCAATGATATGCTGAAAAAGGGCGAATTTTTCTATGAATACGCAACGGGCGGCAAGATCGGCTGGACGGAGGATGCCGGCTATACGATTGTAACGACAGCGTCCAAAGACGGAGTAAACCTGATCGCCGTGGTGCTGAAAAATTCCAATAAGAACGCCCGGTATACCGATACTCGAACCTTGTTTGATTATGGCTTTGCGAATTACAAGCAGATTACCATTCCTGCTTCTGCCTTTGAAGAAAAGACGATTGAAATAAAAAAACGCGGTCAGCTGTGGGCTACGGCAGCTTTTAAAATGAGCTATGACTTCAAGATCCTGGCTCAAAGCGGTGATGATGAAAGCCAGTACAGCGCCAGTGTCATTGTTGAAAATGAAAACGATCCTCAAACGATTCAGGCCTATGCGATTTTAAATAAAAATGGCGTGGAGATCGCCCGTCAGGCTATGGAAAAAGAGCTGGCTGTCAATGATATCAGCTTTAAAGCTACGACCTGGCCGATTATTCAAAAGGGACTGGATCTGTTCAGCGTGGCGGTGTTCGCGCTCTTTATGGGGTTGTTTCTCATCGCAGCTTTAGGCCGGATGAGCCGCCGGCGTTCATAA
- the dtd gene encoding D-aminoacyl-tRNA deacylase → MRIVLQRVKEASVAIDGQLYNEIEGGYLLLVGITAGDSEEIAEKMAAKVHDLRIFEDENGKMNLAIEQIGGQVLSISQFTLYANCKKGRRPSFDQAARPELASPLYDYFNEALRRQGLVVKPGIFGAEMKVRLLNDGPVTLILDSSELF, encoded by the coding sequence ATGAGAATTGTTTTGCAGCGTGTCAAGGAAGCCTCGGTTGCGATTGACGGTCAGCTTTATAATGAAATTGAAGGCGGCTATCTGCTTTTAGTCGGCATCACGGCGGGCGACAGCGAAGAAATTGCGGAAAAAATGGCGGCAAAAGTTCATGATCTGCGCATTTTTGAAGATGAAAATGGTAAAATGAATTTAGCGATTGAACAGATCGGAGGTCAGGTGCTGTCGATCTCGCAGTTTACGCTGTATGCCAACTGTAAAAAAGGCCGCCGGCCAAGTTTTGACCAGGCTGCCCGGCCGGAACTGGCCAGCCCGCTGTACGATTATTTCAACGAAGCCCTGCGCCGGCAAGGTCTGGTTGTCAAACCGGGAATTTTCGGGGCAGAGATGAAAGTTCGGCTGCTGAACGACGGTCCGGTAACCCTGATTCTGGACAGCAGTGAATTATTTTAA
- a CDS encoding Bax inhibitor-1/YccA family protein, with translation MDHQEVVSSLGGVSLSQHLTHTFLWMTAGLAVTAVVAFVTLFSGLWMTIYSFSLAPFVLLIAQLGVVIYLTGKLAKMQPSTAKILFLAYSALTGVTFSILPLAYGLSTMFIAFGFTALMFGSMAVIGMTTKRDLSGLGPILMAGLITMIVITIVGWFINLDAISMVMNYIMIGLFLGLTAYDMQKMRAMYYACESEPEMLDKISIYSALDLYLDFINIFLYVLRILGRSSKN, from the coding sequence ATGGATCATCAGGAAGTTGTTTCGTCCTTAGGCGGAGTCAGCCTTTCGCAGCATCTTACGCATACGTTTTTATGGATGACCGCGGGTCTGGCGGTCACTGCCGTGGTGGCGTTTGTTACCTTGTTCAGTGGTTTATGGATGACGATTTATTCGTTTTCCCTGGCACCGTTTGTCTTACTGATTGCCCAGCTGGGTGTGGTTATTTATCTGACCGGCAAGCTGGCTAAAATGCAGCCGTCGACGGCTAAGATCTTGTTTCTTGCGTATTCGGCGCTGACCGGCGTCACCTTCTCGATTCTGCCGCTGGCCTATGGACTGAGCACAATGTTTATTGCCTTTGGCTTCACCGCGCTGATGTTTGGAAGCATGGCGGTCATCGGCATGACGACCAAGCGGGATTTAAGCGGATTGGGACCGATTCTGATGGCGGGCCTGATCACGATGATTGTGATTACGATTGTCGGCTGGTTCATCAATCTCGATGCCATTTCGATGGTGATGAACTATATCATGATCGGACTGTTCCTGGGTCTGACTGCTTATGACATGCAGAAGATGAGAGCGATGTACTATGCCTGTGAATCAGAGCCGGAAATGCTGGATAAGATTTCGATCTATTCCGCACTGGATCTGTATCTCGACTTCATCAACATTTTCCTGTATGTGCTGCGAATCTTAGGCCGCAGTTCTAAAAACTAA